One window from the genome of Bacillus tianshenii encodes:
- the pcrA gene encoding DNA helicase PcrA, which translates to MQYLSEKLLAGLNKEQQEAVKHTEGPLLIMAGAGSGKTRVLTHRVAYLMTEKQVAPWNILAITFTNKAAREMKDRISSIVGPPGEDIWVSTFHSMCVRMLRRDVDRIGINRNFSILDSSDQLSVIKQILKDKNIDPKKFNPRNLLGAISSAKNELKSADEYAKSATGPFESVVSDVYQAYEGQLKKNHALDFDDLIMTTIHLFKRVPEVLEFYQRKFQYIHVDEYQDTNRAQYLLVKMLAERFKNLCVVGDSDQSIYRWRGADIANILSFEKDYANATTVFLEQNYRSTKRILQAANEVISQNANRKPKNLWTENDDGLKITYYNGDDERDEAYFAAGKIKQMVESGKRKYSEIAILYRTNAQSRVMEEVFLKSNINYNIVGGTKFYDRKEIKDLLAYLRLIANPDDDISLRRIINVPKRGIGATTVDKIGNYALEHGMSMFNALSEVEEIGLSKRFINMLDGFRKDISNWTNMQEYLSVTELVEEVLEKSGYRDMLKSEKTLESQSRLENIDEFLSVTQNFEQVNDDKSLIAFLTDLALIADIDKLDEEEEFDKDSVVLMTLHSAKGLEFPVVFLMGMEEGVFPHSRSLFEEDEMEEERRLAYVGITRAEEELYLTNAKVRTLFGRSNNNPVSRFINEIPADLLDNLKEEKQQVASPFGARSTSPSRPKRTARPMTTSSGGEQVNWQPGDKAQHKKWGVGTVVSVKGNGEAQELDIAFAQPIGVKRLLAKFAPVEKV; encoded by the coding sequence ATGCAATATTTAAGTGAGAAGTTGTTAGCTGGATTGAACAAAGAACAACAAGAAGCCGTTAAGCATACAGAAGGGCCATTATTGATTATGGCGGGAGCGGGAAGTGGAAAGACACGGGTGCTGACGCATCGTGTTGCTTATTTAATGACAGAGAAGCAGGTTGCGCCTTGGAATATATTAGCGATTACCTTTACAAATAAAGCTGCGCGTGAGATGAAGGACAGGATTTCAAGCATTGTAGGACCACCAGGCGAAGATATTTGGGTGTCAACCTTCCACTCCATGTGTGTAAGGATGCTTCGCAGAGATGTCGACCGAATCGGCATTAACCGTAACTTCTCCATTCTGGATTCGTCTGATCAATTATCAGTTATTAAGCAGATTTTAAAGGATAAGAATATTGATCCGAAGAAATTTAACCCGCGAAATCTACTTGGTGCGATTAGTTCAGCGAAGAATGAATTGAAGTCAGCAGATGAGTATGCGAAAAGTGCAACAGGTCCGTTTGAAAGTGTTGTAAGTGATGTCTATCAAGCTTATGAAGGACAGCTTAAGAAAAATCATGCACTAGACTTTGATGATTTGATTATGACAACGATACATCTATTTAAGCGTGTGCCTGAAGTGTTGGAATTTTATCAACGGAAATTTCAGTATATCCATGTGGATGAGTATCAAGATACGAATAGAGCACAATACTTACTAGTTAAGATGTTGGCTGAGCGCTTTAAAAACCTATGCGTTGTCGGGGATTCCGATCAATCGATCTATCGCTGGCGCGGCGCGGACATTGCGAACATTCTATCCTTTGAAAAGGATTATGCAAATGCAACAACGGTCTTCTTGGAACAGAATTATCGTTCCACCAAGCGGATTCTCCAGGCAGCAAATGAAGTGATTAGCCAAAATGCAAACCGTAAGCCGAAGAATCTATGGACTGAAAATGATGATGGGCTTAAGATTACGTATTATAACGGTGATGACGAACGTGATGAGGCATATTTCGCGGCTGGTAAGATTAAGCAGATGGTTGAGAGTGGTAAGCGAAAGTATTCGGAAATCGCCATTTTGTATAGAACGAATGCACAATCACGTGTGATGGAGGAAGTATTCCTAAAGTCGAATATTAACTATAACATTGTCGGCGGTACAAAGTTCTACGACCGTAAAGAGATTAAGGACTTGCTTGCTTATTTACGCTTAATTGCGAATCCTGATGATGATATTAGCCTGCGACGGATTATTAATGTTCCGAAGCGCGGAATCGGGGCGACAACAGTTGATAAGATTGGAAATTACGCCTTAGAGCATGGGATGTCGATGTTCAATGCTCTTAGTGAAGTGGAGGAAATCGGCTTAAGTAAACGATTTATAAACATGCTAGATGGCTTCCGCAAAGATATTTCCAATTGGACAAACATGCAGGAGTACTTATCCGTTACTGAGCTTGTTGAGGAAGTACTTGAGAAGAGCGGATATCGTGACATGCTGAAAAGTGAGAAAACACTTGAATCCCAAAGCCGGCTTGAAAATATTGATGAGTTCTTGTCTGTTACGCAAAACTTTGAACAAGTGAATGATGACAAGAGCCTAATTGCGTTCTTAACAGACTTAGCTTTAATTGCTGATATTGATAAGTTAGATGAGGAAGAAGAGTTTGATAAGGACAGTGTTGTTCTTATGACACTTCACTCTGCAAAAGGTCTTGAATTTCCAGTTGTGTTCTTAATGGGCATGGAGGAAGGTGTATTCCCGCACAGCCGTTCATTATTTGAAGAGGACGAAATGGAAGAGGAGCGCCGCCTTGCATATGTAGGAATTACACGCGCTGAGGAAGAGCTTTACTTAACGAATGCGAAAGTCCGCACGTTGTTTGGTCGCTCAAATAATAACCCAGTATCACGCTTCATTAATGAAATTCCAGCTGATCTACTAGATAACTTGAAAGAAGAAAAGCAACAGGTAGCGTCTCCATTCGGTGCTCGGAGCACTTCACCTTCGAGACCAAAGCGTACCGCACGCCCGATGACAACTTCTTCTGGCGGCGAGCAAGTTAATTGGCAGCCTGGAGATAAAGCGCAGCACAAGAAGTGGGGCGTTGGGACGGTTGTGAGCGTGAAAGGTAACGGTGAAGCACAAGAACTTGATATTGCGTTTGCACAGCCAATTGGTGTGAAGCGACTGCTTGCCAAATTCGCACCAGTTGAGAAAGTTTGA
- a CDS encoding CamS family sex pheromone protein yields the protein MRKAGVWFLICMLFLTACTPRIEKEEEVVRETQESKEHAIIPKYNLSGDYYRTILPFKPGEARGLITSTVDNRLDINELETGLMRHAQESFEPEDYYFQEGQYLKRETVIKWLDRKESTNAEGEKVGSPEGLNPPAIHGTSSKEANEKSPRYLSHILEHNYFKKNKEDKVELAGVVIGLSLNSVHYYHQEDGYPRKYDIPNDEIVKQGNRIAEEIVKRMRKMKGLKNVPIMVALFKEQPKESVVPGHFFAKTTVDKGETSLEKWDKINEEYILFPSDAAEKKYYDDSSKVMNFTNDVDRYFPNYVGVIGKGFYKDGQLQELTINIPVQFYGKAEVIGFTEYVTGLIMEHFPPYISLQVYVKSIAGQESLITREAGKEEPYVHIYR from the coding sequence ATGAGGAAGGCAGGTGTATGGTTCCTCATCTGTATGCTGTTTCTTACAGCATGTACACCACGGATTGAAAAAGAGGAAGAGGTTGTACGGGAAACACAGGAATCGAAGGAGCATGCGATTATACCGAAGTACAATTTATCAGGTGATTATTATCGCACAATACTTCCATTCAAGCCTGGGGAAGCACGCGGGTTAATTACAAGTACAGTTGATAACCGCCTGGATATTAACGAATTAGAAACAGGTTTAATGCGTCATGCTCAAGAAAGTTTTGAGCCAGAGGATTATTATTTTCAAGAAGGACAGTACTTGAAGAGAGAAACGGTTATCAAGTGGCTGGACCGAAAAGAATCAACAAATGCAGAAGGAGAAAAAGTCGGCTCTCCTGAAGGGCTTAACCCTCCAGCTATTCACGGGACGTCTAGTAAGGAAGCGAATGAGAAAAGCCCGCGTTACCTGTCGCATATTCTTGAACATAATTATTTTAAGAAAAATAAAGAGGATAAAGTTGAATTAGCCGGTGTTGTGATCGGCTTGTCCCTTAACTCTGTTCATTATTATCACCAGGAAGATGGATATCCACGGAAATATGATATTCCTAATGATGAGATTGTTAAGCAAGGAAATCGGATTGCAGAAGAAATCGTGAAGCGGATGCGGAAAATGAAAGGCTTAAAGAATGTACCGATTATGGTGGCGCTATTCAAGGAGCAGCCAAAGGAATCTGTTGTTCCAGGTCATTTCTTTGCGAAAACAACCGTTGATAAAGGTGAAACATCATTAGAGAAGTGGGATAAAATCAATGAAGAATATATTCTTTTCCCTTCAGACGCTGCGGAAAAGAAATATTATGATGACTCTTCAAAAGTGATGAACTTTACGAATGATGTTGATCGTTATTTTCCGAATTATGTTGGCGTTATTGGAAAAGGCTTCTATAAGGACGGGCAGCTGCAGGAGCTGACGATTAATATCCCTGTCCAGTTTTACGGGAAAGCTGAAGTGATTGGCTTTACAGAATATGTAACCGGGTTGATTATGGAGCATTTTCCACCGTATATTTCGCTTCAAGTCTATGTGAAATCAATTGCAGGGCAAGAAAGCTTAATTACGCGTGAAGCAGGAAAAGAAGAGCCATATGTTCATATCTATCGTTAA
- a CDS encoding heptaprenylglyceryl phosphate synthase — protein sequence MYDFREWRHVFKLDPNKEIEDDVLEAICESGTDAVIVGGSDGVTLDNTLNLLASIRRYSVPCALEISNVDAVTPGFDFYFIPTVLNSKDTKWVVGLHHEALKEYGAVMNWDEVAVEGYCILNGESKAATLTNAVTESSFDDVIAYAQMAENLFSLPIFYLEYSGTYGDPELVKQVKEELDKTKLFYGGGIETGEQAAEMAEYADTIVVGNAIYTNVKEALKTVDAVKK from the coding sequence ATGTATGATTTTCGTGAATGGCGACATGTTTTTAAGCTGGATCCAAATAAGGAAATAGAAGATGATGTACTTGAAGCAATTTGTGAATCTGGTACGGATGCTGTCATTGTCGGCGGTAGTGACGGCGTGACCCTTGATAACACGCTTAATCTATTGGCGAGTATTCGCCGCTATTCAGTGCCGTGTGCGCTTGAAATCTCAAATGTTGATGCAGTGACGCCTGGATTTGATTTTTATTTTATTCCAACTGTCCTTAACAGTAAGGATACGAAATGGGTTGTTGGTCTTCATCATGAGGCATTGAAGGAATATGGAGCGGTGATGAATTGGGATGAAGTTGCAGTGGAAGGGTATTGTATTCTAAATGGTGAATCAAAGGCTGCAACACTGACGAATGCGGTTACTGAAAGCTCTTTTGATGATGTTATTGCCTATGCGCAAATGGCTGAAAATCTCTTTTCATTGCCAATCTTCTATCTAGAATACAGCGGTACATACGGTGACCCGGAATTAGTTAAGCAGGTGAAGGAAGAGCTGGACAAGACGAAGCTTTTCTATGGCGGCGGCATTGAAACAGGAGAGCAGGCAGCTGAAATGGCAGAGTATGCAGATACGATTGTAGTTGGAAATGCGATCTACACCAATGTGAAAGAAGCTTTAAAAACGGTCGACGCTGTGAAAAAATAA
- the ligA gene encoding NAD-dependent DNA ligase LigA, which translates to MTREEAVQQIDQLREQLNQYNYEYYVLDKPSVPDAEYDRLMQELIKLEEQFPELQTADSPSQRVGGEPLDAFEKVQHQTPMLSLGNAFNEEDLRDFDRRVRQGVGDDFSYICELKIDGLAVSLLYEDGLFVRGATRGDGETGEDITSNLRTIPTIPLKLKDKVKLEVRGEAFMPKKSFEHLNELKEKNNEEPFANPRNAAAGSLRQLDPKVAAKRHLDIFVYGIGEIGGVEIDSHSDGLDYLEEQGFRTNSERRRCATIDEVIEFVNGWVEHRSDLSYEIDGIVIKVDSLAQQKALGATAKSPRWATAYKFPAEEVVTRLLNIELSVGRTGAVTPTAILEPVKVAGTTVQRASLHNEDLIREKDIMINDYVVIKKAGDIIPEVVNVLPEQRDGSQQVFHMPKDCPECGSELVRIDEEVALRCINPKCPAQIREGLIHFVSRNAMNIDGLGEKVIAQLFREKLIDDVADLYKLQKEELLNLERMGEKSASNLLNAIEKSKDNSLERLLFGLGIRYVGSKAAKTLAQHFETMEKLQQATEDELIAIEDIGEKMAESIAAYFEQEEAAELMNELKECGVNMTYKGPKPVSAEESDSVFAGKTVVLTGKLEQYTRGDAKAAIEAKGGSVTGSVSKKTDILVAGADAGSKLEKAEKLGITVWDEEKLVEALQE; encoded by the coding sequence ATGACAAGAGAAGAAGCAGTTCAACAAATCGATCAATTACGTGAGCAGTTAAATCAATATAATTATGAGTATTATGTGCTGGATAAGCCAAGTGTTCCAGATGCTGAATATGACCGGTTGATGCAGGAATTAATTAAGCTTGAAGAGCAATTTCCCGAGCTGCAGACAGCGGACTCCCCTTCACAGCGTGTAGGAGGCGAGCCGCTTGATGCGTTTGAAAAAGTTCAGCATCAAACACCGATGTTAAGCTTAGGGAATGCCTTTAATGAAGAAGATTTACGTGATTTTGACCGACGTGTTCGACAAGGTGTCGGTGATGATTTTTCCTATATTTGCGAATTGAAAATTGACGGACTTGCGGTATCGCTTCTATATGAAGATGGGTTATTTGTGCGTGGTGCAACCCGAGGAGATGGTGAAACTGGCGAAGATATTACGAGCAATCTTCGGACGATCCCAACCATCCCTTTGAAATTAAAAGATAAGGTGAAGCTGGAAGTCCGCGGTGAAGCATTCATGCCGAAGAAATCATTTGAGCACTTGAATGAACTGAAAGAGAAAAATAATGAAGAACCGTTTGCAAATCCACGGAATGCTGCAGCAGGCTCGCTTCGTCAACTTGATCCGAAAGTAGCGGCAAAGCGCCATCTTGATATATTTGTGTATGGCATTGGTGAGATTGGAGGCGTTGAAATTGACTCACATAGTGATGGGCTTGATTATTTAGAGGAACAGGGCTTCCGAACGAATTCAGAGCGCCGCCGTTGTGCAACAATTGACGAGGTCATTGAATTTGTAAACGGCTGGGTTGAACACCGTTCAGATCTGTCCTATGAAATCGATGGGATCGTAATTAAGGTTGATTCCCTTGCGCAGCAGAAAGCATTAGGGGCAACAGCTAAGAGTCCGCGCTGGGCAACAGCTTACAAGTTCCCTGCTGAAGAGGTTGTCACTCGCCTGCTTAATATTGAACTAAGTGTCGGCCGCACAGGAGCAGTGACTCCAACGGCTATATTGGAGCCGGTAAAAGTAGCAGGTACAACTGTACAGCGCGCTTCTCTTCATAACGAAGACCTCATCCGTGAAAAAGATATTATGATTAATGATTATGTTGTTATCAAAAAAGCCGGCGACATTATTCCTGAAGTTGTGAATGTGCTTCCAGAACAACGCGATGGAAGCCAACAAGTCTTTCATATGCCGAAGGATTGCCCGGAATGTGGAAGTGAGCTAGTACGGATTGATGAGGAAGTGGCTTTGCGTTGTATTAACCCTAAATGCCCGGCACAGATCCGTGAAGGCTTAATACACTTCGTCTCCCGAAATGCGATGAATATTGATGGGCTTGGCGAGAAGGTGATTGCGCAATTATTCCGCGAGAAATTAATTGACGATGTTGCAGATCTCTATAAGCTTCAAAAGGAAGAATTGCTGAACCTTGAACGAATGGGGGAAAAATCAGCAAGCAACCTGTTGAATGCAATTGAAAAATCAAAAGATAATTCATTAGAGCGATTGCTGTTTGGGCTTGGTATACGTTATGTTGGTTCTAAAGCCGCGAAAACACTTGCACAGCATTTCGAAACAATGGAGAAGCTTCAACAGGCGACTGAAGATGAATTAATTGCAATTGAAGATATCGGAGAAAAGATGGCTGAATCAATTGCTGCTTATTTCGAGCAAGAAGAGGCAGCTGAGCTAATGAATGAATTAAAAGAATGCGGCGTGAATATGACGTACAAAGGACCAAAGCCTGTCAGTGCAGAAGAAAGTGACTCTGTCTTTGCAGGAAAGACCGTTGTCCTAACAGGGAAGCTTGAACAATACACGCGTGGCGATGCGAAGGCAGCCATTGAAGCCAAAGGTGGAAGTGTGACTGGCAGTGTCAGTAAAAAGACAGACATCCTAGTAGCTGGAGCTGATGCAGGGTCTAAGCTTGAAAAGGCAGAGAAGCTCGGCATTACAGTATGGGATGAAGAGAAGCTTGTAGAAGCACTGCAAGAATAG
- a CDS encoding YerC/YecD family TrpR-related protein has product MQIDKLRGKTLDQLFEAILSLNDIEECYRFFDDLCTVNEIQSLAQRLEVARMLREGFTYHKIETQTGASTATISRVKRCLNYGNDAYQMALDRVAEKNETEDKE; this is encoded by the coding sequence ATGCAAATTGATAAATTACGTGGAAAAACGCTCGATCAATTATTTGAAGCGATTCTATCATTAAATGACATCGAAGAATGTTACCGCTTTTTCGATGATTTATGTACAGTTAATGAAATCCAATCGTTAGCCCAACGGTTAGAAGTAGCACGCATGCTGCGTGAAGGGTTTACGTATCACAAGATCGAAACCCAAACAGGTGCAAGTACAGCGACGATTTCTCGTGTGAAGCGTTGCTTGAACTATGGTAATGATGCTTATCAGATGGCATTAGATCGTGTAGCAGAGAAAAATGAAACAGAAGATAAAGAATAA
- the putP gene encoding sodium/proline symporter PutP has protein sequence METATLITFIVYLIGMLLIGVISYRLTSNLSDYVLGGRSLGPGVAALSAGASDMSSWLLLGLPGAMYAGGMNQIWIAVGLSIGAYLNWQFIARRLRSYTEVANDSITVPDYFENRFRDNSKLLRVISALVILVFFTFYTSSGLVGGALLFQESFGMTYNQALMIGAVVIISYTFLGGFLAVSWTDFIQGILMFLALIIVPVVAINSIGGWNETVNKVGSVDTKYLDVMEGMGFISILSLLAWGLGYFGQPHIITRFMALRSVKDVPKARLIGMTWMVFGMFGAIFTGFVGIAYFINDPLIVGDVDNSEKVFIFFTDVLFNPWVSGILLAAILSAIMSTIDSQLLVSSSALAEDFYKAIFRKNASQNELVWVGRIGVIVIAVIAIVLAIGANPANENASSILDLVSYAWGGFGAAFGPVVILSLFWKRMTRNGALAGIIVGAITVVVWKQLSGGLFDLYEIVPGFLLNMLVIWIVSIMGPEPSKEIQAEFEEAKAK, from the coding sequence ATGGAAACTGCTACGTTAATAACGTTTATAGTTTATTTAATTGGGATGCTCCTCATCGGTGTTATCTCATACAGGCTGACAAGTAACTTATCGGATTATGTTTTAGGTGGAAGAAGTTTAGGACCGGGTGTTGCGGCATTAAGTGCTGGTGCATCTGATATGTCCAGTTGGTTATTATTAGGTCTTCCTGGTGCTATGTATGCAGGCGGGATGAACCAAATTTGGATTGCGGTAGGGTTGTCTATAGGTGCCTATTTAAACTGGCAATTTATCGCACGACGTCTTCGTTCTTATACAGAAGTTGCAAATGATTCAATTACTGTACCCGATTATTTTGAAAATCGCTTTCGGGACAATTCAAAGCTATTACGCGTAATTTCTGCCCTCGTTATTCTTGTCTTCTTTACATTTTACACTTCATCTGGTCTAGTTGGCGGGGCGCTACTATTCCAAGAATCATTTGGTATGACATATAATCAAGCATTGATGATTGGTGCAGTGGTTATTATCTCTTATACATTCCTTGGTGGTTTCTTAGCTGTAAGTTGGACAGATTTCATTCAAGGGATCTTAATGTTCTTAGCATTAATTATTGTTCCGGTTGTGGCGATTAACAGTATTGGTGGCTGGAATGAAACGGTGAATAAGGTTGGAAGTGTTGATACGAAATATTTAGACGTCATGGAAGGTATGGGCTTTATCTCTATCCTGTCATTATTAGCATGGGGTCTTGGATACTTTGGTCAACCGCACATTATCACGCGCTTTATGGCACTTCGTTCTGTGAAAGATGTACCGAAAGCACGTTTAATCGGTATGACGTGGATGGTATTCGGTATGTTTGGTGCGATCTTTACTGGTTTTGTCGGTATTGCGTATTTTATCAATGATCCACTTATTGTTGGGGATGTTGATAATAGTGAGAAAGTATTTATCTTCTTTACAGATGTCCTGTTTAACCCATGGGTATCAGGGATCTTACTAGCAGCAATCTTATCAGCAATTATGAGTACAATCGATTCTCAGTTGCTTGTATCATCAAGTGCGCTTGCTGAAGATTTCTATAAAGCAATTTTCCGTAAAAATGCAAGTCAAAATGAACTTGTGTGGGTTGGACGTATCGGGGTAATCGTGATTGCGGTAATCGCAATTGTTCTTGCGATCGGTGCAAATCCGGCAAATGAAAATGCAAGCTCAATCCTTGACCTTGTAAGTTATGCGTGGGGTGGATTTGGTGCTGCATTCGGTCCAGTCGTTATTCTTTCTCTATTCTGGAAGCGTATGACGCGTAATGGTGCCCTAGCTGGTATAATCGTCGGTGCTATCACGGTCGTTGTATGGAAACAGCTTTCAGGCGGACTGTTTGATTTATACGAAATTGTTCCAGGATTCCTTCTGAACATGCTTGTCATTTGGATTGTAAGTATCATGGGTCCTGAGCCTTCAAAAGAAATCCAAGCAGAATTTGAAGAAGCAAAAGCAAAATAA